In Salana multivorans, a single genomic region encodes these proteins:
- a CDS encoding glycoside hydrolase family 32 protein — MTDPLAPRLHVRPPSGWLNDPNGIGFWDGRWHVMFQWNPNAPVHADVHWGHASSADLLTWRDEGLALAPRPGSIDATGAWSGVAVVEDGAVAVGGAGGAGGDGRGAGGDGRGDDGDPARVENVALVYTACRSDARDSGVAVSRRAEGARFAAPDAWVAPHPDGWRDVRDPFVLDIAGERYAIQGAGRLPRGGAVLVYRVPELDTPWELLGELSVAEDLADGLPRDGDAWECPQLVRVGSDWVLVVSWFTHEAGGVRQGVTAYVGSVAVDDAGVPRFVARTGAPLDLGSDFYAPQLVVDRRDGIDRVLVWGWSWEGRGVGADLVPRGTATAGRCGVVDPATNLTTDDEVAARGWAGTLTFPRELDVVDGVARQVPARELAGLRGSAVEVVRAGDGWATVGLGPAFGARLVDGAAWELVLAGSDGERCALAGVSAGGMTVLVDGSIVEVFDEAATHTRRVYPRDGESWVLRARTAEAVGGESGSAPEVWELRAPAEA, encoded by the coding sequence GTGACCGATCCGCTCGCCCCCCGCCTCCACGTCCGCCCGCCGTCGGGCTGGCTCAACGACCCCAACGGCATCGGGTTCTGGGACGGCCGCTGGCACGTCATGTTTCAGTGGAACCCGAACGCGCCCGTGCACGCCGACGTGCACTGGGGCCACGCCAGCTCCGCCGACCTCCTGACCTGGCGCGACGAGGGGCTAGCTCTCGCCCCGCGGCCGGGCTCGATCGACGCGACCGGGGCGTGGAGCGGCGTCGCCGTCGTCGAGGACGGGGCTGTCGCTGTCGGTGGGGCCGGCGGCGCGGGCGGCGACGGACGTGGCGCGGGCGGCGACGGTCGCGGCGACGACGGGGACCCGGCCCGGGTCGAGAACGTGGCGCTCGTCTACACGGCGTGCCGATCGGACGCGCGCGACTCGGGCGTCGCGGTGTCCCGTCGCGCGGAGGGCGCGCGGTTCGCCGCACCCGATGCGTGGGTCGCGCCGCACCCCGATGGCTGGCGCGACGTGCGCGACCCGTTCGTCCTCGACATCGCGGGCGAGCGGTACGCGATCCAGGGCGCTGGCCGGCTCCCGCGCGGCGGGGCGGTCCTCGTCTACCGCGTGCCCGAGCTCGACACCCCGTGGGAGCTGCTGGGCGAGCTGTCCGTCGCGGAGGACCTGGCCGACGGGCTGCCGCGCGACGGCGACGCGTGGGAGTGCCCCCAGCTCGTGCGCGTGGGGTCGGACTGGGTGCTCGTCGTGTCGTGGTTCACCCACGAGGCGGGCGGGGTGCGGCAGGGCGTGACGGCCTACGTCGGGTCCGTCGCAGTCGACGACGCCGGCGTGCCCCGGTTCGTCGCTCGGACCGGAGCGCCGCTGGACCTCGGGTCCGACTTCTACGCTCCGCAGCTCGTGGTCGACCGGCGGGACGGGATCGACCGCGTCCTGGTCTGGGGCTGGTCGTGGGAGGGCCGCGGGGTGGGCGCGGACCTGGTTCCACGTGGAACGGCGACGGCCGGGAGGTGTGGCGTCGTCGATCCCGCGACGAACCTGACGACGGACGACGAGGTGGCCGCGCGCGGGTGGGCCGGGACGCTGACGTTCCCGCGGGAGCTCGACGTGGTGGACGGCGTCGCACGGCAGGTGCCGGCGCGCGAGCTCGCCGGGCTGCGCGGGAGCGCGGTCGAGGTGGTGCGCGCCGGCGACGGGTGGGCAACCGTCGGGCTCGGACCCGCGTTCGGTGCCCGGCTGGTCGACGGCGCGGCGTGGGAGCTGGTGCTTGCGGGGTCGGACGGGGAGCGCTGCGCGCTGGCTGGGGTGAGCGCCGGGGGGATGACGGTGCTGGTGGACGGCTCGATCGTCGAGGTGTTCGACGAGGCAGCGACGCACACGCGTCGGGTGTACCCGCGGGACGGGGAGTCGTGGGTGCTGCGCGCGCGGACGGCCGAGGCGGTCGGGGGCGAGAGCGGGAGCGCGCCGGAGGTGTGGGAGCTGCGGGCACCCGCGGAGGCGTAG
- a CDS encoding LacI family DNA-binding transcriptional regulator, whose translation MTTKPERADRGVTLADIAREAGVSLATASRAMSGARGVSAATTRKVRAVAERHSYVVSPEASGLSRGSTGRIGVLTRHIARPFYAEALEEIESVLADHGLDTVVYCVRTPEDQHSFFERLPARRKVDGLLVLALPLSPHEKERLDLLDVAVVAASGQTADYPYVSIDDAEAGRQAMDHLLRLGHRRIAMIDAIDPNASEWPIELRSLAYTRSLEAAGIELEEDLFVRVPWGAEGGAEGMERLLSLREPPTAVFIHSDDLAYGALRVLRRAGLEVPRDMSVISIDDAPMSELLDLTTVRQDARLQGRLAAETLLAMLADEPYQRARLTPTRLVPRGSTAAPAR comes from the coding sequence ATGACGACGAAGCCGGAACGCGCCGACCGGGGCGTGACGCTCGCCGACATCGCACGCGAGGCCGGCGTCTCCCTCGCGACCGCATCCCGGGCGATGTCCGGAGCACGCGGGGTCTCCGCCGCGACCACCCGGAAGGTGCGCGCGGTGGCGGAGCGCCACTCCTACGTCGTCTCACCCGAGGCGTCGGGCCTCTCCCGCGGCTCGACCGGGCGGATCGGGGTCCTGACGCGCCACATCGCGCGCCCGTTCTACGCGGAGGCGCTCGAGGAGATCGAGTCGGTCCTCGCCGACCACGGCCTCGACACCGTCGTCTACTGCGTGCGGACGCCCGAGGACCAGCACAGCTTCTTCGAGCGGCTCCCGGCGCGACGCAAGGTCGACGGGCTGCTCGTCCTCGCGCTGCCGCTGAGCCCGCACGAGAAGGAGCGACTCGACCTGCTCGACGTCGCCGTGGTCGCCGCCAGCGGCCAGACCGCCGACTACCCGTACGTCAGCATCGACGACGCCGAGGCCGGCCGGCAGGCCATGGACCACCTGCTCAGGCTCGGGCACCGGCGCATCGCCATGATCGACGCGATCGATCCCAACGCGAGCGAGTGGCCGATCGAGCTCCGCTCGCTCGCCTACACGCGCTCGCTCGAGGCCGCGGGGATCGAGCTGGAGGAGGACCTCTTCGTGCGCGTGCCGTGGGGCGCCGAGGGCGGGGCCGAGGGGATGGAGCGCCTGCTCAGCCTGCGGGAGCCGCCGACCGCCGTGTTCATCCACTCCGACGACCTCGCGTACGGCGCGCTCCGCGTCCTGCGCCGCGCCGGGCTGGAGGTGCCGCGGGACATGTCCGTCATCTCGATCGACGACGCGCCGATGTCCGAGCTGCTCGACCTCACGACCGTCCGCCAGGACGCCCGGCTGCAGGGGCGGCTCGCGGCCGAGACGCTGCTGGCGATGCTCGCCGACGAGCCGTACCAGCGCGCGCGCCTCACCCCGACGCGGCTCGTCCCGCGCGGAAGCACGGCGGCGCCCGCGCGATGA